Proteins from a genomic interval of Trifolium pratense cultivar HEN17-A07 linkage group LG6, ARS_RC_1.1, whole genome shotgun sequence:
- the LOC123890802 gene encoding uncharacterized protein At2g33490 isoform X2: MKSSLKKLRGLALHHNQKHHHDSNNKKGTILPLGQFDELAQATREMQDMRDCYDTLLSAAAATASSAYEFAESLRDMGSCLLEKTALNDHEEETGKVLLMLGKIQFKLQKLIDNYEMKRQCDEKRDVYEYMVSKYRERGRSKGGKGETFTLQQLQTARDEYDEEATLFVFRLKSLKQGQSRSLLTQAARHHAAQSCFFKKAAKSLETVEAHVNSVTEQQHIDYHFSGLEEEDGDEGDYGDEDDDGYDENDDGELSFDYGPNEQERDVSTSRNSMELDQVEFTLPRGSSTEAAKENLDKLQRNLFSFKVRTGSQSAPLFPDNKPDSSERLRQMRPSLSRKFSSYVLPTPVDAKSPISFFPQNTKHSTMQTNLNEPTKNLWHSSPLEQKKHEKDIGDEHSGPTIRNAQSVLRESNNNAAFTRLPLPLADGHVSLNHDNVSAYSKKIKRHAFSGPLTSSPWSTRPVSMENVQLFSGPLLPTRIPQPPSSSPKASPSASPTIASSPKISELHELPRPPTNFPPNSRLLGLVGHSGPLVPRGQKVSAANNSVVSSVASPLPMPPQAMARSFSIPSSSARLGALHGSRERESSHTSSLSEDIASPPLTPIALSSSRPSSDG, translated from the exons ATGAAGAGTTCTCTGAAAAAGTTGAGAGGTCTTGCACTTCACCACAATCAGAAGCATCATCATGACTCCAACAACAAGAAGGGTACCATTCTCCCTCTCGGACAGTTTGACGAACTCGCTCAGGCAACAAGG GAGATGCAAGACATGAGAGACTGCTATGATACCTTGCTTTCCGCCGCCGCAGCAACCGCCAGCAGTGCTTATG AATTCGCTGAGTCCTTGCGGGACATGGGCTCTTGTTTACTCGAGAAAACTGCTTTGAATGATCACGAAGAAGAAACTG GAAAGGTTCTTCTTATGCTTGGCAAAATCCAGTTCAAACTTCAGAAACTCATTGATAACTat GAGATGAAGCGACAATGTGATGAAAAAAG AGACGTTTACGAGTATATGGTGTCAAAATACAGAGAAAGAGGCAGGTCTAAAGGTGGCAAAGGAGAAACTTTTACATTGCAGCAGTTGCAAACTGCTCGCGATGAATATGATGAGGAGGCTACGCTGTTTGTTTTCCGGTTGAAGTCTCTGAAGCAAGGACAATCACGTAGTCTTCTGACACAGGCAGCACGTCACCATGCTGCTCAG TCATGTTTCTTCAAGAAAGCAGCCAAATCTCTTGAGACAGTAGAAGCACATGTGAACTCAGTAACCGAACAGCAACACATTGATTACCACTTCAGTGGTCTGGAAGAGGAGGATGGGGATGAAGGTGATTATGGAGATGAAGACGACGATGGTTATGATGAAAATGATGATGGGGAACTGAGTTTTGACTATGGACCAAATGAACAGGAGCGAGATGTTTCTACATCACGAAATTCAATGGAG CTGGACCAAGTGGAATTTACACTTCCCAGAGGTTCATCAACTGAAGCTGCTAAG GAAAACTTAGATAAGCTTCAaagaaatttgttttcttttaaggTTAGGACAGGGAGCCAATCTGCCCCACTTTTTCCAGATAATAAACCTGATTCCAGTGAAAGACTGAGACAGATGCGCCCATCTTTATCACGAAAATTCAGTTCATATGTGCTCCCCACTCCAGTTGATGCAAAGAGTCCAATCTCTTTTTTCCCACAAAATACAAAGCATTCCACAATGCAGACAAATTTAAATGAACCGACAAAGAATTTATGGCATTCATCCCCATTGGAACAAAAGAAACATGAAAAAGATATTGGAGATGAACATTCTGGTCCTACTATCAGAAACGCCCAGTCTGTACTCAGGGAAAGCAACAACAATGCTGCTTTCACAAGACTGCCACTTCCCTTGGCAGATGGTCATGTATCCTTAAATCATGATAATGTTTCTGCTTACTCTAAAAAGATTAAAAGACATGCCTTTTCTGGCCCATTGACAAGTAGTCCTTGGTCTACTAGACCTGTTTCAATGGAAAATGTTCAGTTGTTCTCTGGACCTCTTTTGCCTACTCGAATCCCGCAGCCCCCGTCATCATCCCCCAAAGCATCTCCTAGTGCTTCTCCTACTATTGCCTCTTCACCTAAAATAAGCGAGCTTCATGAACTTCCAAGGCCTCCAACCAATTTCCCACCCAACTCCAGGCTCTTAGGTTTGGTGGGTCATTCAGGTCCACTGGTACCTCGAGGTCAAAAGGTTTCTGCTGCAAATAATTCAGTTGTTTCAAGTGTAGCATCTCCATTACCAATGCCACCTCAGGCCATGGCTCGTAGTTTCTCCATACCTTCTAGTAGTGCTCGACTTGGAGCATTACATGGGTCAAGGGAACGAGAATCCTCTCATACATCATCTCTATCTGAAGATATTGCTTCTCCTCCACTGACACCAATAGCATTATCTAGTAGTCGGCCATCATCAGATGGCTGA
- the LOC123890802 gene encoding uncharacterized protein At2g33490 isoform X1, whose protein sequence is MKSSLKKLRGLALHHNQKHHHDSNNKKGTILPLGQFDELAQATREMQDMRDCYDTLLSAAAATASSAYEFAESLRDMGSCLLEKTALNDHEEETGKVLLMLGKIQFKLQKLIDNYRSHIIQTITVPSESLLNELRIVEEMKRQCDEKRDVYEYMVSKYRERGRSKGGKGETFTLQQLQTARDEYDEEATLFVFRLKSLKQGQSRSLLTQAARHHAAQSCFFKKAAKSLETVEAHVNSVTEQQHIDYHFSGLEEEDGDEGDYGDEDDDGYDENDDGELSFDYGPNEQERDVSTSRNSMELDQVEFTLPRGSSTEAAKENLDKLQRNLFSFKVRTGSQSAPLFPDNKPDSSERLRQMRPSLSRKFSSYVLPTPVDAKSPISFFPQNTKHSTMQTNLNEPTKNLWHSSPLEQKKHEKDIGDEHSGPTIRNAQSVLRESNNNAAFTRLPLPLADGHVSLNHDNVSAYSKKIKRHAFSGPLTSSPWSTRPVSMENVQLFSGPLLPTRIPQPPSSSPKASPSASPTIASSPKISELHELPRPPTNFPPNSRLLGLVGHSGPLVPRGQKVSAANNSVVSSVASPLPMPPQAMARSFSIPSSSARLGALHGSRERESSHTSSLSEDIASPPLTPIALSSSRPSSDG, encoded by the exons ATGAAGAGTTCTCTGAAAAAGTTGAGAGGTCTTGCACTTCACCACAATCAGAAGCATCATCATGACTCCAACAACAAGAAGGGTACCATTCTCCCTCTCGGACAGTTTGACGAACTCGCTCAGGCAACAAGG GAGATGCAAGACATGAGAGACTGCTATGATACCTTGCTTTCCGCCGCCGCAGCAACCGCCAGCAGTGCTTATG AATTCGCTGAGTCCTTGCGGGACATGGGCTCTTGTTTACTCGAGAAAACTGCTTTGAATGATCACGAAGAAGAAACTG GAAAGGTTCTTCTTATGCTTGGCAAAATCCAGTTCAAACTTCAGAAACTCATTGATAACTat CGTTCCCATATAATACAGACTATTACCGTTCCCTCCGAGTCTCTTCTCAATGAACTTCGAATCGTTGAG GAGATGAAGCGACAATGTGATGAAAAAAG AGACGTTTACGAGTATATGGTGTCAAAATACAGAGAAAGAGGCAGGTCTAAAGGTGGCAAAGGAGAAACTTTTACATTGCAGCAGTTGCAAACTGCTCGCGATGAATATGATGAGGAGGCTACGCTGTTTGTTTTCCGGTTGAAGTCTCTGAAGCAAGGACAATCACGTAGTCTTCTGACACAGGCAGCACGTCACCATGCTGCTCAG TCATGTTTCTTCAAGAAAGCAGCCAAATCTCTTGAGACAGTAGAAGCACATGTGAACTCAGTAACCGAACAGCAACACATTGATTACCACTTCAGTGGTCTGGAAGAGGAGGATGGGGATGAAGGTGATTATGGAGATGAAGACGACGATGGTTATGATGAAAATGATGATGGGGAACTGAGTTTTGACTATGGACCAAATGAACAGGAGCGAGATGTTTCTACATCACGAAATTCAATGGAG CTGGACCAAGTGGAATTTACACTTCCCAGAGGTTCATCAACTGAAGCTGCTAAG GAAAACTTAGATAAGCTTCAaagaaatttgttttcttttaaggTTAGGACAGGGAGCCAATCTGCCCCACTTTTTCCAGATAATAAACCTGATTCCAGTGAAAGACTGAGACAGATGCGCCCATCTTTATCACGAAAATTCAGTTCATATGTGCTCCCCACTCCAGTTGATGCAAAGAGTCCAATCTCTTTTTTCCCACAAAATACAAAGCATTCCACAATGCAGACAAATTTAAATGAACCGACAAAGAATTTATGGCATTCATCCCCATTGGAACAAAAGAAACATGAAAAAGATATTGGAGATGAACATTCTGGTCCTACTATCAGAAACGCCCAGTCTGTACTCAGGGAAAGCAACAACAATGCTGCTTTCACAAGACTGCCACTTCCCTTGGCAGATGGTCATGTATCCTTAAATCATGATAATGTTTCTGCTTACTCTAAAAAGATTAAAAGACATGCCTTTTCTGGCCCATTGACAAGTAGTCCTTGGTCTACTAGACCTGTTTCAATGGAAAATGTTCAGTTGTTCTCTGGACCTCTTTTGCCTACTCGAATCCCGCAGCCCCCGTCATCATCCCCCAAAGCATCTCCTAGTGCTTCTCCTACTATTGCCTCTTCACCTAAAATAAGCGAGCTTCATGAACTTCCAAGGCCTCCAACCAATTTCCCACCCAACTCCAGGCTCTTAGGTTTGGTGGGTCATTCAGGTCCACTGGTACCTCGAGGTCAAAAGGTTTCTGCTGCAAATAATTCAGTTGTTTCAAGTGTAGCATCTCCATTACCAATGCCACCTCAGGCCATGGCTCGTAGTTTCTCCATACCTTCTAGTAGTGCTCGACTTGGAGCATTACATGGGTCAAGGGAACGAGAATCCTCTCATACATCATCTCTATCTGAAGATATTGCTTCTCCTCCACTGACACCAATAGCATTATCTAGTAGTCGGCCATCATCAGATGGCTGA